A stretch of the Lolium perenne isolate Kyuss_39 chromosome 3, Kyuss_2.0, whole genome shotgun sequence genome encodes the following:
- the LOC127327139 gene encoding uncharacterized protein yields MKVLYTNSAASVEEWITNAEGSLDSSARKIVGLDVEYDKLSGTYFNPKKAAVIQLCVGTDVLVYHICHADERSESLVEFLHGFRYIFAGFCTTEDCKVLSRSNLYVHNLKDIQEIWRDPDKKKKLQGLKDVAGAIIDPIYFEMKDGFGRAEHRMWANPPPLPPKHLEYAARDAYATYEVYRRLDLFERGFFSLFKHPEKKRGRDW; encoded by the coding sequence ATGAAGGTTCTGTACACGAATTCAGCAGCTAGTGTTGAGGAGTGGATCACCAATGCTGAAGGTTCCCTCGATTCTTCTGCTAGGAAGATTGTTGGTCTTGATGTTGAGTATGACAAACTCAGTGGTACCTATTTCAATCCGAAGAAAGCTGCTGTGATCCAGCTATGTGTTGGCACCGATGTTCTTGTGTACCACATATGCCATGCTGATGAGAGGAGTGAAAGTTTGGTTGAGTTTCTTCATGGCTTTAGGTACATTTTTGCTGGTTTTTGCACCACAGAAGACTGCAAAGTTCTCTCACGTTCAAATCTCTATGTTCATAATCTGAAGGATATCCAGGAAATATGGAGAGATCCGGACAAAAAGAAGAAACTTCAAGGCCTGAAGGATGTtgctggagctattatagatccaatctattttgagatgaaggatgggTTTGGAAGGGCAGAGCACAGGATGTGGGCTAATCCGCCGCCTCTACCGCCTAAGCATTTGGAATATGCTGCACGGGATGCATATGCAACGTACGAGGTTTATCGAAGGCTGGATTTGTTTGAGAGGGGCTTCTTCTCCTTATTCAAACATCCCGAGAAGAAGCGTGGCAGGGATTGGTGA
- the LOC127327140 gene encoding uncharacterized protein, which produces MKVLYTNAAASVEEWITNAEASLDSSARKIVGLDVEYDKLSGTYFNPKKAAVIQLCVGTDVLVYHICHADERSEKLYDFFYGYRYTFAGFCVAEDRTILSRSKYYVHNVKDIQAIWRDPDNRKRTQGLKDVAGAIIDPIYFEMKDGFGRAEHRMWDNPPPLPPKHLEYAARDAYATYEVFRRLDVFERGFFSLFKHPEKKRGRDW; this is translated from the coding sequence ATGAAGGTTTTGTACACAAATGCAGCAGCTAGTGTTGAGGAGTGGATCACCAATGCTGAAGCTTCCCTAGATTCTTCTGCTAGGAAGATTGTTGGTCTTGATGTTGAGTATGATAAACTCAGTGGAACCTATTTCAATCCGAAGAAAGCTGCTGTGATCCAGCTATGTGTTGGCACTGATGTTCTTGTGTACCACATATGCCATGCTGATGAGAGGAGTGAAAAGTTGTATGATTTCTTTTATGGCTATAGGTACACTTTTGCTGGGTTTTGCGTCGCAGAAGACCGCACCATTCTGTCACGGTCAAAGTACTATGTTCATAATGTTAAGGATATCCAGGCAATATGGAGAGATCCGGACAACAGGAAGAGAACTCAAGGTCTGAAGGATGTtgctggagctattatagatccaatctattttgagatgaaggatggtTTTGGAAGGGCAGAGCACAGGATGTGGGATAATCCGCCGCCTCTACCGCCTAAGCATTTGGAATATGCTGCACGGGATGCATATGCCACGTATGAGGTTTTTCGGAGGCTGGATGTGTTTGAGAGGGGCTTCTTCTCCTTATTCAAACATCCCGAGAAGAAGCGTGGCAGGGATTGGTGA